One part of the Arthrobacter tumbae genome encodes these proteins:
- a CDS encoding ROK family protein: MNVNPRGGSVAAGASSTTMLRRSNARLILDAIWRVPSGSTITANELISATSLTRATVLGVCDDLLRNGWIVEEPARAAIGKGRPARHFALDDNAGYVLGVDAGYSHIRSVIANLRGEVLGRGGAAFTADIDDPDPAPRTSALQLAISSALDDGGIDPSRVLTVCFGIPAPVSRIGAIPTGNPFWERMAVDQAAVLAGRPQWMSFIENDANLAALAERHNGTVDPNGSFLVLLAGERFGAGIIEDGHLLHGALGGGGEMHYLDLVEGVGSPAAIAPLARAWAAEALAAGRTTVLSKGRSKKNRPSAEAVFTAAEDGDAVAIEIVERLAERLSRVISTLASLLNPDTVVIGGAVAPSLARLAEQIETKVAATAHFPPRVVASSLAGDIVLTGAVNAALARVGRHALDIELRRP; the protein is encoded by the coding sequence GTGAACGTGAACCCCAGGGGAGGGTCGGTAGCCGCCGGCGCGTCCTCGACCACCATGCTTCGCCGCTCCAATGCGCGGCTGATCCTCGACGCGATCTGGCGAGTACCCTCCGGCAGCACCATTACCGCGAACGAGCTCATCAGCGCCACGTCGCTCACCCGCGCCACCGTCCTCGGCGTCTGCGATGACCTGCTCCGAAACGGATGGATTGTCGAGGAACCTGCGCGCGCCGCTATCGGCAAGGGAAGGCCCGCCCGGCATTTCGCCCTCGACGACAACGCGGGCTATGTCCTCGGCGTCGACGCCGGCTACAGCCACATCCGCAGCGTCATCGCCAATCTCCGGGGCGAGGTACTTGGCCGCGGCGGAGCGGCCTTCACCGCGGACATCGACGACCCAGATCCCGCGCCCCGCACCTCAGCGCTACAGCTCGCCATCAGTTCAGCGCTCGACGACGGCGGTATCGATCCTTCCCGCGTTCTGACCGTGTGTTTCGGCATTCCGGCCCCGGTCAGCCGCATCGGCGCCATCCCTACCGGCAACCCGTTCTGGGAGCGGATGGCGGTGGACCAGGCTGCCGTGCTCGCCGGACGCCCGCAGTGGATGTCCTTCATTGAGAATGACGCCAACCTCGCGGCGCTGGCCGAGCGGCACAACGGCACTGTGGACCCGAATGGCAGCTTCCTCGTACTCCTTGCCGGTGAACGATTCGGTGCCGGCATCATCGAGGACGGACATCTTCTACACGGGGCGCTCGGGGGCGGCGGAGAAATGCACTACCTCGACCTCGTAGAGGGAGTAGGCAGCCCAGCGGCCATCGCTCCCCTGGCGCGCGCCTGGGCTGCCGAGGCTCTGGCCGCAGGTCGGACCACGGTCCTGTCGAAGGGCCGCTCGAAGAAGAACAGACCCTCCGCGGAGGCTGTATTTACAGCGGCGGAGGACGGTGACGCCGTCGCAATCGAAATCGTGGAGCGCCTGGCTGAGCGGCTGTCCCGCGTCATCTCAACCCTCGCGTCACTACTCAACCCGGACACTGTGGTCATCGGCGGTGCGGTGGCGCCGTCTCTCGCCCGCCTGGCGGAGCAGATCGAGACGAAGGTAGCAGCGACAGCTCACTTTCCTCCGCGGGTGGTGGCGTCGTCGCTCGCTGGCGACATTGTGCTGACCGGTGCCGTGAACGCCGCGCTGGCCAGGGTCGGCCGGCACGCATTGGATATCGAACTGCGCCGACCTTAA
- a CDS encoding TRAP transporter small permease — MQSIKKASDKFLAAACVILFAVLVVTVVWQVFSRQILNSPSAWTSELAQYLFVWLGLFGAALVFAERGHIAVDFLVRKFPARIEKITAVFVQVAIIAFAGLILVWGGYRVSEQSWSQALSGLPVTIGPLYLVMPVTGVLIIFYAVYHMVAIIRGDEEAIEDTEPDVI, encoded by the coding sequence ATGCAATCGATCAAGAAAGCATCCGACAAGTTCCTTGCGGCTGCCTGTGTGATCCTGTTCGCGGTGCTGGTGGTGACCGTGGTCTGGCAGGTGTTCTCCCGCCAGATCCTCAACAGCCCCAGCGCGTGGACCTCCGAACTGGCCCAGTACCTCTTTGTGTGGCTGGGCCTGTTCGGGGCCGCCCTGGTCTTCGCGGAGCGTGGCCACATCGCGGTCGATTTCCTGGTTCGCAAGTTTCCCGCCCGGATCGAGAAGATCACAGCAGTCTTTGTACAGGTGGCCATCATCGCCTTCGCTGGACTGATTCTCGTTTGGGGCGGGTACCGGGTTTCCGAGCAGTCCTGGAGCCAGGCGCTCTCCGGCCTGCCGGTGACAATAGGGCCGCTCTACCTGGTCATGCCCGTCACGGGTGTCCTCATCATCTTCTACGCGGTGTACCACATGGTGGCAATCATCCGCGGTGACGAAGAGGCCATCGAAGACACCGAACCCGACGTCATCTAG
- a CDS encoding TRAP transporter large permease, with amino-acid sequence METALLAGLILLVGIVVLIALAVPIAVAIGLSAVTAIIAVLGVDRAVLTTSQQIFAGINSFTLLAIPFFILAGVLMNNGGIAARLIDAAKVLVGRAPGSLAQTNVVANALFGSVSGAAVAAAAAVGTVMGPRQREEGYDRSFSAAVNVASAPSGMLIPPSNTFIVYSLVSSTSIAALFVAGYGPGLIWIIACMLVVYVYSKRHKGMKTSDRVTLSVAVQTLIKALPAMLMIVIVIGGILAGIFTPTESAAIAVVYSLVLGFIYRAIKVRDLPGILLNATKTTAIVMLLVGVSTAMSWLMSFARIPDLISDSLLGLTDSPTVILILMMIILLIVGTFMDPTPAILIFTPIFLPIVMEFGIHPVHFGTMIVYNLCVGTITPPVGNVLFVGARVAGLRIEPVISKLMPFLLALIVGLFLVVFVPELSLWLPTQLDLIAP; translated from the coding sequence GTGGAAACAGCTTTACTCGCGGGGCTCATTCTCCTCGTCGGAATCGTGGTGCTGATCGCGCTGGCGGTTCCCATCGCCGTCGCCATCGGTTTGTCGGCAGTGACTGCCATCATCGCTGTACTCGGCGTGGACCGCGCGGTGCTGACAACGTCCCAGCAGATATTCGCCGGGATCAACTCGTTCACCCTGCTGGCCATCCCGTTCTTCATTCTGGCCGGCGTGTTGATGAACAACGGCGGCATAGCGGCCCGGCTGATCGATGCTGCGAAGGTTCTGGTGGGACGTGCCCCAGGTTCACTTGCCCAGACCAACGTCGTGGCCAACGCGCTCTTCGGCTCGGTGAGTGGCGCAGCGGTTGCCGCTGCTGCCGCCGTCGGAACCGTCATGGGGCCGCGGCAGCGGGAAGAAGGGTACGACCGCAGCTTCTCCGCCGCAGTCAACGTGGCGTCGGCGCCGTCCGGCATGCTGATTCCGCCGAGCAACACCTTCATTGTGTACTCGCTGGTCAGCAGCACGTCCATTGCTGCCCTGTTCGTAGCCGGGTACGGCCCCGGTCTCATCTGGATCATCGCCTGCATGCTTGTGGTGTATGTGTACTCCAAGCGGCACAAGGGCATGAAGACCAGCGATCGGGTCACCCTTTCCGTGGCAGTGCAGACGCTCATCAAGGCGCTTCCGGCCATGCTGATGATCGTCATCGTGATCGGCGGCATCCTGGCGGGAATCTTCACGCCGACGGAGTCCGCGGCCATCGCTGTGGTCTACTCGCTGGTGCTTGGATTCATCTACCGGGCCATCAAGGTCAGAGACCTGCCGGGTATCCTGCTGAATGCAACCAAGACCACCGCGATTGTGATGCTGCTGGTCGGCGTCTCGACGGCGATGTCCTGGCTCATGTCCTTCGCCCGCATCCCGGACCTCATCTCCGACAGCCTGCTGGGACTGACGGATAGCCCCACGGTGATCCTGATCCTGATGATGATCATCCTGCTCATCGTCGGAACATTCATGGACCCGACACCGGCCATCCTGATCTTCACGCCGATCTTCCTGCCCATCGTCATGGAATTCGGAATCCACCCCGTGCACTTCGGCACCATGATCGTCTACAACCTGTGTGTCGGCACGATCACCCCGCCGGTCGGCAACGTTCTGTTCGTTGGCGCACGGGTGGCAGGGCTCCGGATCGAACCGGTGATCTCGAAGCTCATGCCGTTCCTGCTTGCGCTCATCGTCGGCCTGTTCCTCGTGGTCTTCGTTCCCGAGCTGAGCCTGTGGCTGCCAACCCAGCTGGATCTGATCGCACCCTGA
- a CDS encoding glycoside hydrolase family 3 protein — protein sequence MTRLYKRLSARQRLAAAVALPLALTLGVTAGALPLQAKSPERTPAAVNKNEGNHGKPPVLDARVKDTIKVKGRTFKDLNANGTLDPYEDWRLSAGERTANLVSLMTLEEKAGLMLIDTLNAACDVDTQTRGTLDPAATDYINNQQMHRFIFRNTVTSEDKAVCGGPGGGFAASTSLTPQEAATYMNTIQELGEATRLGIPMLYKSNARNHIDPNARAGINESAGAFTSFPKEAGIAAAALGEEAKRTGQDPTTGDMSVVDDFATVMGEEWKSIGLRGMYGYMADLSTEPRWYRAHETFTEDADLNSNIMTQLVQTLQGPVDDDGNSLSPDTSVALTMKHFPGGGPQELGLDAHYSFGKTQVYPGGGFGYHLQPFEAAINAGVSSIMPYYGAPVNVTHDGVTYDQTGMAFSNQIVNDLLRGKLGFKGYVNSDTGIINDRAWGLEDKSVPERVAAAINGGTDTLSGFHDVKTITDLVDSGLVSEERVTLAATRLLEPMFSMGLFENPYVDAEAAGAVVGNAANREVGLDLQRKSAVLLQNKETEDGKTLPLKDGSDVYILGDFTQETVESYGYNVTNGNVADPADRPSAADSDYALISVTVNNANTSSYVSNSPTSGLNPEHINPVTLEGVEGLDGESPYGAADACVTQGAAQCTDNGLRFGGSLPWESSILDFTSMAESESWKITPSLDTIKQVMSEVEDPSKVVLHVYFRQPFVLDEASGLRDAGAIVAGFGMSDTALLDVLSGKVAPQGRMPFALAGTAEAIREQYSDLPGYKETTDGELFPFGFGLTY from the coding sequence ATGACCCGTTTGTACAAACGACTATCCGCACGCCAGCGCCTTGCCGCGGCGGTTGCCTTACCACTGGCGCTTACGCTGGGGGTGACCGCCGGAGCCCTGCCGCTTCAGGCGAAGTCCCCGGAAAGGACCCCAGCAGCTGTGAACAAGAACGAAGGCAACCACGGCAAGCCTCCGGTGCTCGATGCGCGCGTCAAGGACACCATCAAGGTCAAGGGCCGCACCTTCAAGGACCTCAACGCCAACGGCACCCTTGACCCGTATGAGGACTGGCGCCTGTCCGCCGGGGAGCGCACAGCCAACCTCGTCTCGCTGATGACGCTTGAGGAGAAGGCCGGCCTCATGCTGATCGACACCCTCAATGCAGCGTGCGACGTCGACACCCAGACCCGCGGCACGCTGGACCCGGCGGCAACCGACTACATCAACAACCAGCAGATGCACCGGTTCATCTTCCGCAACACCGTGACCAGTGAGGACAAGGCTGTTTGCGGCGGTCCCGGCGGTGGCTTCGCGGCGAGCACGTCGCTGACGCCGCAGGAAGCCGCGACCTACATGAACACCATCCAGGAGCTGGGCGAGGCAACCCGCCTGGGCATCCCGATGCTGTACAAGTCCAACGCCCGCAACCACATCGACCCGAATGCGCGTGCAGGTATCAACGAGTCCGCCGGCGCGTTCACCTCGTTCCCGAAGGAAGCGGGCATTGCTGCGGCAGCCCTCGGCGAGGAAGCGAAGCGCACCGGCCAGGATCCCACCACCGGTGACATGTCCGTCGTCGACGATTTCGCCACCGTCATGGGTGAGGAATGGAAGTCCATCGGGCTGCGCGGCATGTACGGCTACATGGCGGACCTCTCCACGGAGCCCCGCTGGTACCGCGCACATGAAACCTTCACCGAGGACGCTGACCTCAACTCGAACATCATGACCCAGCTGGTGCAGACCCTGCAGGGACCGGTCGACGACGACGGCAACTCCCTCAGCCCCGACACTTCCGTGGCGCTGACGATGAAGCACTTCCCGGGCGGCGGTCCGCAGGAGCTTGGCCTCGACGCGCACTACTCGTTCGGCAAGACCCAGGTGTATCCGGGCGGCGGCTTCGGCTACCACCTGCAGCCGTTCGAGGCCGCTATCAACGCGGGCGTCTCGTCGATCATGCCGTACTACGGTGCACCGGTGAACGTCACCCATGACGGCGTCACCTACGACCAGACGGGTATGGCGTTCTCCAACCAGATCGTCAATGACCTGCTGCGCGGCAAGCTGGGCTTCAAGGGTTACGTCAACTCCGACACCGGGATCATCAATGACCGCGCGTGGGGCCTCGAGGACAAGTCAGTCCCCGAGCGCGTTGCCGCGGCAATCAACGGCGGTACCGACACGCTCTCGGGCTTCCACGACGTCAAGACCATCACGGACCTCGTTGACAGCGGACTTGTCTCCGAGGAGCGCGTCACCCTGGCCGCCACCCGGCTGCTTGAGCCGATGTTCAGTATGGGCCTGTTCGAGAATCCGTACGTCGACGCGGAGGCGGCGGGCGCCGTCGTCGGCAATGCTGCAAATCGCGAAGTGGGGCTGGATCTTCAGCGTAAGTCGGCGGTACTGCTTCAGAACAAGGAAACTGAAGATGGCAAGACGCTTCCGCTGAAGGACGGCTCCGACGTCTACATCCTGGGCGACTTCACGCAGGAGACGGTCGAGAGCTATGGCTACAACGTCACCAACGGCAATGTTGCCGACCCGGCTGATCGTCCCAGTGCCGCGGATAGCGATTACGCGCTGATCTCCGTGACGGTGAACAATGCGAACACGTCCTCGTACGTCAGCAACAGCCCGACGTCGGGACTTAACCCCGAGCACATCAACCCGGTGACGCTTGAAGGCGTCGAGGGCCTTGACGGGGAGAGCCCCTACGGTGCTGCGGATGCCTGCGTCACCCAGGGCGCTGCGCAATGCACCGACAACGGTCTGCGCTTCGGCGGGTCACTGCCCTGGGAGTCGAGCATTCTGGACTTCACCTCCATGGCCGAGTCCGAGTCCTGGAAGATCACCCCTTCCCTGGACACGATCAAGCAGGTCATGAGCGAGGTCGAGGACCCTTCGAAGGTCGTGCTGCACGTGTACTTCCGCCAGCCCTTCGTTCTGGATGAGGCCAGCGGGCTTCGCGATGCCGGTGCGATCGTTGCCGGCTTCGGCATGAGCGACACCGCGCTTCTCGACGTGCTCTCGGGCAAGGTAGCGCCGCAGGGCCGCATGCCGTTTGCGCTCGCCGGAACCGCTGAAGCGATTCGCGAGCAGTACAGCGACCTGCCCGGCTACAAGGAGACCACGGACGGCGAGTTGTTCCCGTTTGGGTTCGGCCTGACGTACTAG
- a CDS encoding VOC family protein produces MDQQLHFITLATRDLDAARAFYRDGLGWEANLDVPGEVLFYQVAPGLLLGLFHADKFAQDLGANAAPAPTGVTLSHNVDSPDAVRSTVDAMTAAGGSVLKQPQQGQFGGIFHAHVQDPNGVIWEIAHNPGWRINDDGTVVLG; encoded by the coding sequence ATGGACCAGCAGCTTCACTTCATCACCCTCGCCACACGCGACCTCGACGCAGCCCGCGCCTTCTATCGGGACGGCCTCGGGTGGGAGGCGAATCTTGATGTACCGGGCGAGGTCCTCTTCTACCAGGTCGCGCCGGGATTGCTTCTGGGCCTTTTCCACGCCGACAAATTCGCCCAGGATCTCGGCGCCAATGCTGCGCCGGCCCCCACGGGTGTCACACTCTCGCACAACGTCGACAGCCCCGACGCCGTCCGCAGCACCGTCGACGCGATGACCGCGGCGGGCGGCTCGGTACTCAAGCAACCGCAGCAGGGCCAGTTCGGTGGAATCTTCCACGCGCACGTCCAGGATCCGAACGGCGTCATCTGGGAGATCGCGCACAACCCCGGCTGGCGCATCAACGACGACGGCACAGTGGTACTCGGTTAG
- a CDS encoding macrolide 2'-phosphotransferase — translation MPSTADEICELASAHGLTLDPGTLTFNEAGLDYRVVFATDAHPRQDWVLRIPRRPDVSAKIDEEKHILDFIRPRLDIAVPDWRIASADLIAYPLLPGSPGLTLDEDSQPVWHFDVASEEYARSLAGVIASLHGLDPEAAAAAGVPTETVDQTRQRWARDLDRVLDEFRIDDDLVSVWRAWIDDDDLWPQRSVFTHGELYPAHLLLDEEARIVAALDWTTAKVSDPALDFVCQFLIAPAECFTATVNEYRDLTGTSEPNLEARCSALIASGPLNYALFALQSGDVEHRASAQAQLSSAPQ, via the coding sequence ATGCCCTCCACAGCCGACGAAATCTGTGAGCTTGCCAGTGCACACGGACTGACACTCGATCCCGGAACGCTGACGTTCAACGAGGCCGGTCTGGACTACCGCGTTGTGTTCGCCACCGATGCACATCCGCGCCAGGACTGGGTGCTGAGAATTCCCCGCCGGCCGGACGTGTCGGCGAAGATCGACGAAGAGAAGCACATCCTCGATTTCATTCGGCCGCGGCTCGATATTGCGGTGCCTGACTGGCGCATTGCATCCGCCGACCTCATCGCCTACCCCTTGCTTCCGGGCAGCCCTGGGCTGACGCTCGACGAGGACAGCCAGCCTGTGTGGCACTTCGACGTCGCTTCAGAGGAGTACGCCCGGTCGCTCGCAGGGGTGATCGCGTCGCTTCATGGTCTGGATCCTGAAGCAGCCGCAGCCGCCGGCGTTCCCACCGAAACCGTTGATCAGACGAGGCAGCGCTGGGCCCGCGATCTCGACCGGGTGCTCGACGAGTTCCGGATCGACGACGACCTGGTGAGTGTATGGCGCGCCTGGATTGACGACGACGACCTCTGGCCGCAGCGCAGCGTCTTCACCCACGGGGAGCTGTACCCGGCGCACCTTCTCCTCGATGAGGAGGCCCGCATCGTCGCTGCGCTGGACTGGACCACGGCAAAAGTCAGCGATCCGGCGCTCGACTTCGTCTGCCAGTTCCTGATCGCACCGGCCGAGTGTTTCACCGCAACAGTCAATGAGTACCGCGATCTCACCGGGACCAGCGAGCCCAACCTGGAGGCGCGGTGCAGCGCGCTCATTGCCTCCGGTCCGCTGAACTACGCGCTGTTCGCGCTGCAATCCGGGGATGTGGAACACCGCGCGTCGGCGCAGGCTCAGCTCAGTTCCGCGCCTCAGTGA
- a CDS encoding TRAP transporter substrate-binding protein, with translation MNSKRNFAVLGSAAAMMLALSACGGGAGAGGDSQTLRLALNQTETHPSYISLDNLGKNVDEATEGRVSVDVYANETLGAQQEAIQLVSDGTVDMAVVSGTQLENLNPDFQVFNLPGVFDSVEHQMGVIGDDAIVGELYASLEDQNLTVLGGLTQGTRSIYNNQGPVNTPEDLAGMKIRVQESDVQMKMIELMSGAPTPMAFGEVYTALQSGVIDGAENNEISYLTQKHNEVAKYFSNTNHLVGLDYVVVNTDAYEAMTEEDRAAFEEQWAAAVEEHTALWLEETDKAHADLEASGTEFNDVDAEAFNSALEPLIEEYVDTEVEQTIYDAARAAAE, from the coding sequence ATGAACTCCAAGAGGAATTTCGCAGTACTCGGATCAGCCGCGGCAATGATGCTTGCGCTGTCAGCCTGCGGCGGCGGCGCAGGCGCCGGCGGGGATTCGCAGACGCTGCGTCTCGCCCTGAACCAGACCGAGACCCACCCGTCCTACATCTCCCTCGACAACCTGGGGAAGAATGTCGATGAGGCCACAGAGGGTCGCGTGAGCGTCGATGTCTACGCCAACGAAACCCTCGGGGCGCAGCAGGAAGCAATCCAACTCGTGAGCGACGGCACCGTCGACATGGCAGTTGTCTCCGGAACTCAACTGGAGAACCTGAACCCTGACTTCCAGGTGTTCAACCTGCCCGGCGTCTTCGACAGTGTTGAGCACCAGATGGGTGTGATCGGCGACGACGCCATTGTCGGTGAACTCTACGCGTCCCTTGAGGACCAGAACCTCACCGTCCTCGGCGGCCTCACGCAGGGAACCCGGAGCATCTACAACAACCAGGGGCCCGTCAACACACCCGAGGATCTGGCCGGAATGAAGATCCGCGTCCAGGAATCCGACGTGCAAATGAAGATGATCGAACTCATGAGCGGTGCTCCCACCCCGATGGCCTTCGGCGAGGTCTACACCGCGCTTCAGTCCGGCGTGATCGACGGTGCTGAGAACAACGAGATCTCCTACCTCACCCAGAAGCACAATGAGGTCGCAAAGTACTTCTCCAACACCAACCACCTGGTGGGCCTTGACTACGTGGTCGTCAACACCGACGCCTACGAGGCCATGACCGAGGAAGACCGCGCAGCGTTCGAGGAGCAGTGGGCAGCAGCAGTCGAGGAGCACACCGCTCTGTGGCTCGAGGAAACCGACAAGGCACACGCTGACCTGGAAGCAAGCGGCACCGAGTTCAACGACGTCGACGCCGAGGCCTTCAACTCCGCACTTGAACCGCTGATCGAGGAGTACGTGGACACCGAGGTCGAGCAGACCATCTACGACGCCGCGCGCGCAGCCGCAGAGTAG
- a CDS encoding mycothiol-dependent nitroreductase Rv2466c family protein, whose protein sequence is MSDETKSNADIHFYFDPVCPFAWMTSKWVRLVMEERDYSVEWRFISLRLLNASVDYDSHFPEGYEAGHTAGLRLLRVAAQVRKDHGPDAVATLYARLGAHIFDTARDDPSQSGATGHHGTREFLEPILAEAGLPAPLADALDNASLDSIIQAETDEALSHTGKDVGTPIIHFEPPEGVAFFGPVISRLPSRDEAADLWDHVVALAGFPGFAELKRSLRERPQLRSFGITDADAGVEEDWHGGSRRQKK, encoded by the coding sequence ATGAGCGACGAGACCAAGAGCAACGCCGATATCCACTTCTACTTCGACCCCGTCTGCCCCTTCGCCTGGATGACCAGCAAGTGGGTTCGTCTCGTCATGGAGGAACGGGATTACTCCGTCGAGTGGCGCTTCATTTCCCTGCGCCTGCTCAACGCGTCGGTCGATTACGACTCACACTTCCCCGAGGGCTACGAGGCAGGGCACACCGCAGGCCTGCGCCTGCTCCGCGTGGCCGCGCAGGTCCGGAAGGATCACGGGCCCGACGCCGTCGCTACCCTTTATGCCCGCCTCGGCGCCCACATCTTCGATACAGCACGGGACGACCCGTCGCAGTCCGGCGCCACCGGGCACCACGGGACCCGTGAATTCCTTGAGCCGATCCTTGCGGAGGCCGGGCTTCCGGCGCCGCTGGCGGACGCTCTCGATAACGCCTCACTCGACTCGATAATCCAGGCCGAGACGGACGAGGCGCTTTCCCATACGGGCAAGGACGTCGGCACTCCGATCATCCACTTCGAGCCGCCGGAGGGCGTGGCCTTCTTCGGGCCGGTCATCAGCAGGCTGCCTTCTCGCGATGAAGCCGCTGATCTGTGGGACCACGTGGTGGCCCTGGCCGGCTTCCCCGGATTTGCCGAGTTGAAGCGTAGCCTCCGCGAGCGCCCGCAACTGCGCAGTTTCGGAATCACCGACGCGGATGCCGGCGTCGAGGAGGACTGGCATGGCGGGAGCCGACGCCAAAAGAAGTAG